One Cyanobium sp. Tous-M-B4 DNA segment encodes these proteins:
- a CDS encoding M15 family metallopeptidase — MRPWNSIPIAEVDEPLQEIPTALLRLEPHPYASLGAPYGPNASPFRLRQGVVTRLLQAQQALQKEQPGWRLAIFDAWRPVAVQRFMVRHSLVAECGRIGINPDHPSPERDRAEAAVGRFWAPPSDDPATPPPHSTGGAVDLTLADAGGEALAMGGEIDAIGRVSEPLFHQAAALADSCSPAAVWHQRRQLLAKVMAGAGFEQHPNEWWHFSWGDQLWAWRSSAREACYGRVGDSASSRLS, encoded by the coding sequence TTGCGCCCCTGGAACTCCATTCCGATTGCTGAGGTTGATGAGCCGCTGCAGGAAATTCCAACGGCCTTGCTGCGGCTCGAACCCCATCCGTACGCGTCCCTGGGTGCCCCCTATGGGCCTAATGCTTCCCCATTTCGGTTGCGGCAGGGAGTGGTCACCCGTCTGCTGCAAGCCCAGCAGGCGCTGCAAAAGGAGCAGCCTGGCTGGAGATTGGCGATTTTTGATGCCTGGAGGCCCGTGGCCGTGCAGCGCTTCATGGTGCGCCACTCCCTTGTGGCCGAGTGCGGCCGAATCGGCATCAACCCCGATCATCCCTCCCCAGAACGAGATCGGGCAGAGGCTGCCGTGGGCCGCTTCTGGGCCCCTCCCAGCGATGATCCGGCCACACCGCCACCCCATAGCACCGGAGGTGCCGTGGATCTCACCCTGGCTGATGCTGGCGGCGAGGCCCTGGCGATGGGGGGAGAGATCGATGCAATTGGCAGGGTTTCCGAACCCTTATTTCATCAAGCTGCCGCCTTGGCTGATTCCTGCAGCCCTGCTGCTGTCTGGCACCAGCGGCGCCAGTTGCTGGCCAAGGTGATGGCTGGAGCAGGTTTTGAGCAGCACCCCAATGAATGGTGGCACTTCAGCTGGGGTGATCAGCTCTGGGCCTGGCGTAGCAGCGCCAGGGAGGCCTGTTATGGACGAGTAGGGGATTCAGCCAGTTCCCGGCTCAGCTGA
- the sir gene encoding sulfite reductase, ferredoxin dependent, translating into MPEVKPAASKFEQLKASSGHLKEPLLTELGNDSLNFTEAAVQILKFHGSYQQDNRENRRKGAEKDWQMMLRLRNPGGRVPGSLYLAIDELADRLGNGSLRVTTRQAFQMHGVRKENLKEVIGTIVRELGSTLSACGDINRNVMAPAAPFEKGAYPAARKLADDIADLLAPQAAEGSYLDLWVDGELSYRIKPSPAVAKIKALQQQGAVFSGDEAEPLYGSTYLPRKFKVAVTVPGDNSVDLLTQDIGLVLFCDPQGSPLGCNVYVGGGMGRTHNKEETFARTADRLGYVAYGHVLELLQAIVALQRDHGDREQRRHARMKYLIHDRGVNWFRQELQERYFAHPIKAMRLEPKTKLEDYLGWHRQSRGLWFVGLPVLCGRLSGELKSGLRQLVDTYKLEVRLTPNQDLLLCNIGTAQRSTIRAALSGLGMDAPEAPAPLQRHALACPALPLCGLAVTEAERILPSVLERLEAQLQRLEISRSVLVRITGCPNGCARPYMAEIGLVGSGVDQYQLWLGGTPNLSRLAEPYLEKMPLEDLETTLEPLLKAWQSAGGRRSFGDFVVKSGRDSVQQMLEAGAG; encoded by the coding sequence ATGCCCGAAGTCAAGCCGGCCGCCTCCAAATTTGAGCAGCTCAAGGCCAGTAGTGGCCACCTGAAAGAGCCCTTGCTGACGGAGCTCGGCAACGACTCCCTCAATTTCACCGAAGCTGCTGTCCAGATCCTGAAGTTTCACGGCAGCTACCAGCAGGACAACCGCGAAAACCGGCGCAAGGGCGCTGAAAAGGACTGGCAGATGATGCTGCGGTTGCGCAATCCCGGTGGCCGGGTCCCTGGCTCCCTCTATCTGGCCATAGACGAGCTTGCCGACCGGCTAGGTAACGGCAGCCTGCGGGTTACTACTCGCCAGGCATTTCAAATGCATGGCGTCAGAAAGGAGAACCTCAAAGAGGTGATTGGCACGATCGTGCGCGAGCTGGGCTCGACCCTTTCGGCCTGTGGCGATATCAACCGCAATGTGATGGCCCCGGCAGCCCCATTTGAAAAGGGGGCTTACCCGGCAGCCCGCAAGCTTGCCGATGACATCGCTGATTTGCTTGCCCCCCAGGCGGCTGAGGGTTCCTACCTCGACCTCTGGGTTGACGGTGAACTCAGCTACAGGATCAAGCCCAGCCCGGCGGTTGCCAAAATCAAAGCGCTGCAGCAGCAGGGTGCTGTCTTCAGCGGTGATGAGGCCGAACCGCTCTATGGCAGCACCTACCTGCCCCGAAAATTCAAGGTTGCCGTCACCGTTCCCGGCGACAACTCGGTGGACCTTCTGACCCAGGACATCGGCTTGGTGCTGTTCTGTGACCCCCAAGGCAGCCCCCTCGGCTGCAACGTTTACGTAGGTGGTGGCATGGGCCGCACCCACAACAAGGAGGAGACCTTCGCTCGTACAGCAGACCGCCTCGGCTATGTGGCCTATGGGCACGTGCTGGAACTACTTCAGGCGATCGTGGCCCTACAGCGGGACCATGGCGACCGGGAGCAACGGCGCCATGCCCGAATGAAGTATCTGATCCATGACCGGGGTGTCAATTGGTTTCGTCAGGAGCTCCAGGAGCGCTACTTCGCCCACCCGATCAAGGCGATGCGGCTAGAGCCAAAAACCAAACTCGAGGATTACCTCGGCTGGCATCGCCAGAGCCGTGGCCTCTGGTTTGTGGGCCTGCCGGTGCTGTGCGGACGCCTTTCCGGTGAGCTCAAGAGTGGTTTACGTCAACTGGTCGATACCTACAAGCTTGAGGTGCGACTCACCCCCAACCAGGATCTGCTGCTCTGCAACATCGGCACCGCCCAGCGCTCCACCATCCGCGCTGCCCTCTCAGGGCTTGGTATGGACGCACCGGAAGCACCTGCACCGCTCCAGCGCCACGCTCTGGCCTGTCCTGCCCTGCCCCTATGTGGTCTTGCTGTTACGGAAGCTGAGCGCATCCTGCCAAGCGTGCTGGAGCGGCTGGAAGCCCAACTGCAGCGCCTGGAGATTTCCCGATCGGTGCTAGTGCGTATCACCGGCTGCCCCAACGGCTGCGCCCGTCCCTACATGGCTGAGATCGGCCTGGTTGGCAGTGGTGTCGACCAATATCAGTTGTGGTTGGGGGGCACCCCCAACCTCAGCCGATTAGCGGAGCCCTACCTAGAGAAGATGCCGTTGGAGGATCTAGAAACCACTCTCGAACCGCTGCTGAAGGCTTGGCAGAGTGCCGGTGGCCGCCGCAGTTTTGGCGATTTTGTCGTCAAGAGTGGCCGTGACTCTGTGCAGCAAATGCTGGAAGCAGGGGCTGGGTGA